One window from the genome of Rhodopirellula halodulae encodes:
- a CDS encoding ThuA domain-containing protein, whose amino-acid sequence MKTWFPLAAIAFFLTPFGMPNVTVADESSSSPLVYEGEEGIGKGKHIVFIANDHEYRSEQSCPTLAKILAKHHGFRCTVLFGINEQGEIQAGDAPVPGMEALKDADLLFFFTRFMKLPDEQVDLLVDYFERGGPVVGARTSTHCFNGQQGKWAKLNFNYEGDDYLGGLGEQIFGNTWHSKRGQSHYGGNHSSSSRITALSSAKDHPILSGVGIMHAYSGAYKSQPPTGSTPLVEVQVLNTFEPSDDVNEDKPKVSAGWTTDHYVAPSGEKKDARVAYFSFGAGEDLLDEDTRRCFANACLWALGMEDQIQADLDMSLVGSFVPTPFTTGALYRDGVKPSELSGWESEIMPTDHPLGGMEKQKMVRKVRTALKARPELKEHVAEKYPDLYGDLAD is encoded by the coding sequence ATGAAAACTTGGTTCCCACTGGCAGCCATCGCGTTTTTCTTGACGCCGTTTGGAATGCCGAATGTCACCGTCGCCGACGAATCTTCCTCCTCCCCACTGGTTTACGAGGGTGAGGAAGGAATCGGCAAAGGCAAGCACATCGTGTTCATCGCCAACGATCACGAGTACCGCTCGGAGCAATCCTGTCCGACGCTGGCAAAGATTTTGGCAAAGCATCACGGGTTTCGCTGCACCGTGTTGTTCGGCATCAACGAGCAAGGCGAGATCCAAGCGGGTGATGCTCCCGTCCCCGGCATGGAAGCTTTGAAAGACGCCGATCTGTTGTTCTTCTTCACTCGATTCATGAAGCTTCCCGACGAACAGGTTGATTTGTTGGTCGACTACTTCGAGCGCGGCGGCCCTGTTGTCGGTGCTCGGACGTCGACTCACTGCTTCAACGGTCAACAAGGCAAATGGGCGAAGCTGAATTTCAACTACGAAGGCGACGACTACCTCGGCGGCTTGGGAGAACAGATCTTCGGCAACACGTGGCACTCCAAACGAGGACAAAGCCACTACGGCGGAAACCACAGTTCAAGCAGTCGTATCACCGCGCTCTCGTCGGCGAAGGATCATCCCATTCTGTCTGGTGTTGGCATAATGCACGCTTACAGCGGTGCTTACAAATCACAACCGCCAACGGGATCGACTCCGCTGGTCGAAGTCCAGGTGTTGAACACGTTCGAACCCAGCGACGATGTGAACGAGGATAAACCCAAGGTTTCGGCGGGGTGGACCACGGACCACTACGTCGCACCCTCGGGCGAGAAGAAAGACGCCCGAGTCGCTTACTTCTCATTTGGCGCCGGCGAAGACTTGCTCGACGAAGACACGCGACGGTGTTTCGCGAATGCTTGCTTGTGGGCACTCGGGATGGAAGATCAGATCCAAGCTGATTTGGACATGAGTTTGGTGGGATCGTTTGTTCCCACACCGTTCACAACCGGTGCGTTGTATCGAGATGGAGTCAAACCATCTGAATTGAGCGGATGGGAGAGCGAAATCATGCCGACGGATCATCCCCTGGGCGGCATGGAAAAACAGAAGATGGTTCGGAAAGTTCGCACCGCGTTGAAGGCTCGTCCGGAGTTAAAGGAACACGTGGCTGAGAAGTATCCCGATCTTTATGGCGATCTCGCCGATTGA